In Labrus bergylta chromosome 6, fLabBer1.1, whole genome shotgun sequence, the following proteins share a genomic window:
- the tcf3b gene encoding transcription factor 3b isoform X10, which produces MSEQQQRMAAVGTDKELNDLLDFSAMFAPPVANGKNRTMTLASSQFGGSAIDERSGSGSWGSAEQNSPSFSQGRGYPEGSHFSEHEGLSSPFISSGIPGKTERPPYQPFGSQPGFLPTDIAMPSPDAMSPSGLKSGSQFYPSYPNNPRRRPPDGSIETQPKKIRKPPGLPSSVYASTSGDEYSRDNGGYPGAKPGAVYPGSFYMQEDPWSSSGYSAMLGNSPHIGQPGSFSAINPQDRMNYPLHGSEVNGFHSAPTTYNHTPAINGESIMANRGTTAGSSGDEIGKALASIYPSDHNSNNFSSAPSTPGSPQAIAGAQSQWQRPTTPNYEGQPHTLQSKMEDRLEEAIHVLRSHAVGQGLEGADMHSLLSSVHNGGLGGLSPAFPNASLALSNRHPAMQGGKHEEPTGLPPSSTLLLGHHASGPTPSVGQPEGFTSLPGGMARSTHSSSSSDIKREDKEDDENSSVADKSEDEKKDSKVARSRTRKEAFTLQMLSSLTDHKDDQDEEEDDEDLPPEVKMEREKERRVANNARERLRVRDINEAFKELGRMCQLHLSHDKPQTKLLILHQAVNVILNLEQQVRERNLNPKAACLKRREEEKVSGVVGEAPMQLSGGHPSMGGDGHNPVGHM; this is translated from the exons ATGAGCGAACAGCAGCAAAGAATGGCTGCAGTGGGAACTGACAAGGAACTCAACGACCTCCTGGATTTCAGCGCG ATGTTCGCGCCTCCAGTTGCCAACGGGAAGAACAGGACAATGACACTCGCCAGCAGCCAGTTTGGTGGATCAG CAATAGATGAGCGCAGCGGCTCAGGGTCTTGGGGATCGGCAGAACAGAACAGCCCCTCATTCAGCCAAGGACGG GGCTACCCTGAGGGATCCCACTTCAGTGAGCATGAAGGCTTGTCCTCTCCATTCATCAGTTCAGGGATACCAG GTAAAACTGAGAGGCCACCATACCAGCCCTTTGGAAGCCAG cCTGGGTTTCTTCCTACTGACATAGCAATGCCCAGCCCTGATGCCATGTCTCCTTCAGGCCTAAAATCTGGCTCCCAGTTTTATCCATCATATCCAAACAACCCCAGGAGAAGGCCACCTGATGGAAGTATAG AAACCCAGCCAAAGAAGATTCGGAAACCCCCTGGCCTGCCATCCTCG GTGTATGCCTCCACATCTGGTGACGAGTATTCCAGAGACAATGGAGGATATCCTGGTGCAAAGCCTGGAGCTGTCTACCCTGGCTCTTTCTATATGCAAG AAGACCCTTGGTCCTCTTCTGGCTACTCTGCCATGCTGGGCAACTCTCCTCACATTGGGCAGCCGGGTTCCTTCTCTGCAATCAACCCACAGGACAGGATG AACTATCCTCTGCATGGCAGTGAAGTCAATGGCTTCCACTCGGCCCCCACCACCTACAACCACACACCTGCCATCAACGGAGAAAGCATCATGG CCAACCGAGGCACCACAGCTGGCAGTTCAGGAGACGAAATTGGGAAGGCTCTTGCTTCA ATATACCCGTCGGACCACAATAGTAATAACTTCTCCTCGGCTCCATCTACTCCTGGATCCCCTCAGGCAATTGCAG gagcTCAGTCTCAGTGGCAAAGACCCACAACACCTAATTATGAAGGGCAACCACACACACTG caaAGTAAAATGGAGGACCGTTTGGAAGAGGCCATCCATGTACTGCGTAGCCATGCTGTGGGCCAGGGCCTAGAGGGCGCCGACATGCACAGCCTGCTGTCCTCTGTACACAACGGGGGCCTCGGTGGCCTCTCTCCAGCTTTCCCCAATGCCAGTCTTGCCCTCAGTAACAGACATCCTGCTATG CAGGGAGGGAAACACGAGGAGCCCACTGGTCTTCCTCCCAGTAGCACTTTGCTGCTCGGTCATCATGCATCCGGACCAACGCCGTCAGTCGGCCAACCAGAAGGCTTTACCA GTCTCCCTGGTGGTATGGCTCGCTCCACACACTCCTCCAGCAGCTCAGACATCaaaagagaagacaaagagGATGATGAGAATTCATCTGTTGCTGACAAATCAGAAGATGAAAAGAAGGACTCCAAGGTAGCGCGTAGTCGAACAAG AAAGGAGGCGTTTACCCTCCAGATGCTCTCTAGCCTTACAGACCACAAAGATGA tcaagatgaggaggaagatgatgaagatcttCCTCCTGAGGTGAAGATGGAACGTGAGAAAGAACGGCGAGTGGCTAACAATGCCAGAGAGCGTCTGAGAGTACGGGACATCAACGAGGCATTTAAGGAGCTTGGAAGGATGTGCCAGCTGCACCTCAGCCATGACAAACCTCAGACCAAACTTCTAATCCTGCATCAAGCCGTCAATGTCATCCTCAATTTAGAACAACAAGTCAGAG AGCGTAACCTTAACCCCAAGGCAGCATGTCTAAAACGCcgtgaggaggagaaggtgtcTGGGGTGGTGGGTGAAGCACCCATGCAGCTTTCAGGAGGCCATCCCAGTATGGGAGGAGATGGCCACAACCCAGTTGGCCACATGTAA
- the tcf3b gene encoding transcription factor 3b isoform X8: MSEQQQRMAAVGTDKELNDLLDFSAMFAPPVANGKNRTMTLASSQFGGSAIDERSGSGSWGSAEQNSPSFSQGRGYPEGSHFSEHEGLSSPFISSGIPGKTERPPYQPFGSQPGFLPTDIAMPSPDAMSPSGLKSGSQFYPSYPNNPRRRPPDGSIETQPKKIRKPPGLPSSVYASTSGDEYSRDNGGYPGAKPGAVYPGSFYMQEDPWSSSGYSAMLGNSPHIGQPGSFSAINPQDRMKRHPLPLSPQNYPLHGSEVNGFHSAPTTYNHTPAINGESIMANRGTTAGSSGDEIGKALASIYPSDHNSNNFSSAPSTPGSPQAIAGAQSQWQRPTTPNYEGQPHTLQSKMEDRLEEAIHVLRSHAVGQGLEGADMHSLLSSVHNGGLGGLSPAFPNASLALSNRHPAMQGGKHEEPTGLPPSSTLLLGHHASGPTPSVGQPEGFTSLPGGMARSTHSSSSSDIKREDKEDDENSSVADKSEDEKKDSKVARSRTSQDEEEDDEDLPPEVKMEREKERRVANNARERLRVRDINEAFKELGRMCQLHLSHDKPQTKLLILHQAVNVILNLEQQVRERNLNPKAACLKRREEEKVSGVVGEAPMQLSGGHPSMGGDGHNPVGHM; encoded by the exons ATGAGCGAACAGCAGCAAAGAATGGCTGCAGTGGGAACTGACAAGGAACTCAACGACCTCCTGGATTTCAGCGCG ATGTTCGCGCCTCCAGTTGCCAACGGGAAGAACAGGACAATGACACTCGCCAGCAGCCAGTTTGGTGGATCAG CAATAGATGAGCGCAGCGGCTCAGGGTCTTGGGGATCGGCAGAACAGAACAGCCCCTCATTCAGCCAAGGACGG GGCTACCCTGAGGGATCCCACTTCAGTGAGCATGAAGGCTTGTCCTCTCCATTCATCAGTTCAGGGATACCAG GTAAAACTGAGAGGCCACCATACCAGCCCTTTGGAAGCCAG cCTGGGTTTCTTCCTACTGACATAGCAATGCCCAGCCCTGATGCCATGTCTCCTTCAGGCCTAAAATCTGGCTCCCAGTTTTATCCATCATATCCAAACAACCCCAGGAGAAGGCCACCTGATGGAAGTATAG AAACCCAGCCAAAGAAGATTCGGAAACCCCCTGGCCTGCCATCCTCG GTGTATGCCTCCACATCTGGTGACGAGTATTCCAGAGACAATGGAGGATATCCTGGTGCAAAGCCTGGAGCTGTCTACCCTGGCTCTTTCTATATGCAAG AAGACCCTTGGTCCTCTTCTGGCTACTCTGCCATGCTGGGCAACTCTCCTCACATTGGGCAGCCGGGTTCCTTCTCTGCAATCAACCCACAGGACAGGATG AAGCGTCATCCCCTGCCTCTGTCCCCACAGAACTATCCTCTGCATGGCAGTGAAGTCAATGGCTTCCACTCGGCCCCCACCACCTACAACCACACACCTGCCATCAACGGAGAAAGCATCATGG CCAACCGAGGCACCACAGCTGGCAGTTCAGGAGACGAAATTGGGAAGGCTCTTGCTTCA ATATACCCGTCGGACCACAATAGTAATAACTTCTCCTCGGCTCCATCTACTCCTGGATCCCCTCAGGCAATTGCAG gagcTCAGTCTCAGTGGCAAAGACCCACAACACCTAATTATGAAGGGCAACCACACACACTG caaAGTAAAATGGAGGACCGTTTGGAAGAGGCCATCCATGTACTGCGTAGCCATGCTGTGGGCCAGGGCCTAGAGGGCGCCGACATGCACAGCCTGCTGTCCTCTGTACACAACGGGGGCCTCGGTGGCCTCTCTCCAGCTTTCCCCAATGCCAGTCTTGCCCTCAGTAACAGACATCCTGCTATG CAGGGAGGGAAACACGAGGAGCCCACTGGTCTTCCTCCCAGTAGCACTTTGCTGCTCGGTCATCATGCATCCGGACCAACGCCGTCAGTCGGCCAACCAGAAGGCTTTACCA GTCTCCCTGGTGGTATGGCTCGCTCCACACACTCCTCCAGCAGCTCAGACATCaaaagagaagacaaagagGATGATGAGAATTCATCTGTTGCTGACAAATCAGAAGATGAAAAGAAGGACTCCAAGGTAGCGCGTAGTCGAACAAG tcaagatgaggaggaagatgatgaagatcttCCTCCTGAGGTGAAGATGGAACGTGAGAAAGAACGGCGAGTGGCTAACAATGCCAGAGAGCGTCTGAGAGTACGGGACATCAACGAGGCATTTAAGGAGCTTGGAAGGATGTGCCAGCTGCACCTCAGCCATGACAAACCTCAGACCAAACTTCTAATCCTGCATCAAGCCGTCAATGTCATCCTCAATTTAGAACAACAAGTCAGAG AGCGTAACCTTAACCCCAAGGCAGCATGTCTAAAACGCcgtgaggaggagaaggtgtcTGGGGTGGTGGGTGAAGCACCCATGCAGCTTTCAGGAGGCCATCCCAGTATGGGAGGAGATGGCCACAACCCAGTTGGCCACATGTAA
- the tcf3b gene encoding transcription factor 3b isoform X9, translating into MFAPPVANGKNRTMTLASSQFGGSAIDERSGSGSWGSAEQNSPSFSQGRGYPEGSHFSEHEGLSSPFISSGIPGKTERPPYQPFGSQPGFLPTDIAMPSPDAMSPSGLKSGSQFYPSYPNNPRRRPPDGSIETQPKKIRKPPGLPSSVYASTSGDEYSRDNGGYPGAKPGAVYPGSFYMQEDPWSSSGYSAMLGNSPHIGQPGSFSAINPQDRMKRHPLPLSPQNYPLHGSEVNGFHSAPTTYNHTPAINGESIMANRGTTAGSSGDEIGKALASIYPSDHNSNNFSSAPSTPGSPQAIAGAQSQWQRPTTPNYEGQPHTLQSKMEDRLEEAIHVLRSHAVGQGLEGADMHSLLSSVHNGGLGGLSPAFPNASLALSNRHPAMQGGKHEEPTGLPPSSTLLLGHHASGPTPSVGQPEGFTSLPGGMARSTHSSSSSDIKREDKEDDENSSVADKSEDEKKDSKVARSRTRKEAFTLQMLSSLTDHKDDSQDEEEDDEDLPPEVKMEREKERRVANNARERLRVRDINEAFKELGRMCQLHLSHDKPQTKLLILHQAVNVILNLEQQVRERNLNPKAACLKRREEEKVSGVVGEAPMQLSGGHPSMGGDGHNPVGHM; encoded by the exons ATGTTCGCGCCTCCAGTTGCCAACGGGAAGAACAGGACAATGACACTCGCCAGCAGCCAGTTTGGTGGATCAG CAATAGATGAGCGCAGCGGCTCAGGGTCTTGGGGATCGGCAGAACAGAACAGCCCCTCATTCAGCCAAGGACGG GGCTACCCTGAGGGATCCCACTTCAGTGAGCATGAAGGCTTGTCCTCTCCATTCATCAGTTCAGGGATACCAG GTAAAACTGAGAGGCCACCATACCAGCCCTTTGGAAGCCAG cCTGGGTTTCTTCCTACTGACATAGCAATGCCCAGCCCTGATGCCATGTCTCCTTCAGGCCTAAAATCTGGCTCCCAGTTTTATCCATCATATCCAAACAACCCCAGGAGAAGGCCACCTGATGGAAGTATAG AAACCCAGCCAAAGAAGATTCGGAAACCCCCTGGCCTGCCATCCTCG GTGTATGCCTCCACATCTGGTGACGAGTATTCCAGAGACAATGGAGGATATCCTGGTGCAAAGCCTGGAGCTGTCTACCCTGGCTCTTTCTATATGCAAG AAGACCCTTGGTCCTCTTCTGGCTACTCTGCCATGCTGGGCAACTCTCCTCACATTGGGCAGCCGGGTTCCTTCTCTGCAATCAACCCACAGGACAGGATG AAGCGTCATCCCCTGCCTCTGTCCCCACAGAACTATCCTCTGCATGGCAGTGAAGTCAATGGCTTCCACTCGGCCCCCACCACCTACAACCACACACCTGCCATCAACGGAGAAAGCATCATGG CCAACCGAGGCACCACAGCTGGCAGTTCAGGAGACGAAATTGGGAAGGCTCTTGCTTCA ATATACCCGTCGGACCACAATAGTAATAACTTCTCCTCGGCTCCATCTACTCCTGGATCCCCTCAGGCAATTGCAG gagcTCAGTCTCAGTGGCAAAGACCCACAACACCTAATTATGAAGGGCAACCACACACACTG caaAGTAAAATGGAGGACCGTTTGGAAGAGGCCATCCATGTACTGCGTAGCCATGCTGTGGGCCAGGGCCTAGAGGGCGCCGACATGCACAGCCTGCTGTCCTCTGTACACAACGGGGGCCTCGGTGGCCTCTCTCCAGCTTTCCCCAATGCCAGTCTTGCCCTCAGTAACAGACATCCTGCTATG CAGGGAGGGAAACACGAGGAGCCCACTGGTCTTCCTCCCAGTAGCACTTTGCTGCTCGGTCATCATGCATCCGGACCAACGCCGTCAGTCGGCCAACCAGAAGGCTTTACCA GTCTCCCTGGTGGTATGGCTCGCTCCACACACTCCTCCAGCAGCTCAGACATCaaaagagaagacaaagagGATGATGAGAATTCATCTGTTGCTGACAAATCAGAAGATGAAAAGAAGGACTCCAAGGTAGCGCGTAGTCGAACAAG AAAGGAGGCGTTTACCCTCCAGATGCTCTCTAGCCTTACAGACCACAAAGATGA tagtcaagatgaggaggaagatgatgaagatcttCCTCCTGAGGTGAAGATGGAACGTGAGAAAGAACGGCGAGTGGCTAACAATGCCAGAGAGCGTCTGAGAGTACGGGACATCAACGAGGCATTTAAGGAGCTTGGAAGGATGTGCCAGCTGCACCTCAGCCATGACAAACCTCAGACCAAACTTCTAATCCTGCATCAAGCCGTCAATGTCATCCTCAATTTAGAACAACAAGTCAGAG AGCGTAACCTTAACCCCAAGGCAGCATGTCTAAAACGCcgtgaggaggagaaggtgtcTGGGGTGGTGGGTGAAGCACCCATGCAGCTTTCAGGAGGCCATCCCAGTATGGGAGGAGATGGCCACAACCCAGTTGGCCACATGTAA
- the tcf3b gene encoding transcription factor 3b isoform X4, protein MSEQQQRMAAVGTDKELNDLLDFSAMFAPPVANGKNRTMTLASSQFGGSAIDERSGSGSWGSAEQNSPSFSQGRGYPEGSHFSEHEGLSSPFISSGIPGKTERPPYQPFGSQPGFLPTDIAMPSPDAMSPSGLKSGSQFYPSYPNNPRRRPPDGSIETQPKKIRKPPGLPSSVYASTSGDEYSRDNGGYPGAKPGAVYPGSFYMQDPWSSSGYSAMLGNSPHIGQPGSFSAINPQDRMKRHPLPLSPQNYPLHGSEVNGFHSAPTTYNHTPAINGESIMANRGTTAGSSGDEIGKALASIYPSDHNSNNFSSAPSTPGSPQAIAGAQSQWQRPTTPNYEGQPHTLQSKMEDRLEEAIHVLRSHAVGQGLEGADMHSLLSSVHNGGLGGLSPAFPNASLALSNRHPAMQGGKHEEPTGLPPSSTLLLGHHASGPTPSVGQPEGFTSLPGGMARSTHSSSSSDIKREDKEDDENSSVADKSEDEKKDSKVARSRTRKEAFTLQMLSSLTDHKDDSQDEEEDDEDLPPEVKMEREKERRVANNARERLRVRDINEAFKELGRMCQLHLSHDKPQTKLLILHQAVNVILNLEQQVRERNLNPKAACLKRREEEKVSGVVGEAPMQLSGGHPSMGGDGHNPVGHM, encoded by the exons ATGAGCGAACAGCAGCAAAGAATGGCTGCAGTGGGAACTGACAAGGAACTCAACGACCTCCTGGATTTCAGCGCG ATGTTCGCGCCTCCAGTTGCCAACGGGAAGAACAGGACAATGACACTCGCCAGCAGCCAGTTTGGTGGATCAG CAATAGATGAGCGCAGCGGCTCAGGGTCTTGGGGATCGGCAGAACAGAACAGCCCCTCATTCAGCCAAGGACGG GGCTACCCTGAGGGATCCCACTTCAGTGAGCATGAAGGCTTGTCCTCTCCATTCATCAGTTCAGGGATACCAG GTAAAACTGAGAGGCCACCATACCAGCCCTTTGGAAGCCAG cCTGGGTTTCTTCCTACTGACATAGCAATGCCCAGCCCTGATGCCATGTCTCCTTCAGGCCTAAAATCTGGCTCCCAGTTTTATCCATCATATCCAAACAACCCCAGGAGAAGGCCACCTGATGGAAGTATAG AAACCCAGCCAAAGAAGATTCGGAAACCCCCTGGCCTGCCATCCTCG GTGTATGCCTCCACATCTGGTGACGAGTATTCCAGAGACAATGGAGGATATCCTGGTGCAAAGCCTGGAGCTGTCTACCCTGGCTCTTTCTATATGCAAG ACCCTTGGTCCTCTTCTGGCTACTCTGCCATGCTGGGCAACTCTCCTCACATTGGGCAGCCGGGTTCCTTCTCTGCAATCAACCCACAGGACAGGATG AAGCGTCATCCCCTGCCTCTGTCCCCACAGAACTATCCTCTGCATGGCAGTGAAGTCAATGGCTTCCACTCGGCCCCCACCACCTACAACCACACACCTGCCATCAACGGAGAAAGCATCATGG CCAACCGAGGCACCACAGCTGGCAGTTCAGGAGACGAAATTGGGAAGGCTCTTGCTTCA ATATACCCGTCGGACCACAATAGTAATAACTTCTCCTCGGCTCCATCTACTCCTGGATCCCCTCAGGCAATTGCAG gagcTCAGTCTCAGTGGCAAAGACCCACAACACCTAATTATGAAGGGCAACCACACACACTG caaAGTAAAATGGAGGACCGTTTGGAAGAGGCCATCCATGTACTGCGTAGCCATGCTGTGGGCCAGGGCCTAGAGGGCGCCGACATGCACAGCCTGCTGTCCTCTGTACACAACGGGGGCCTCGGTGGCCTCTCTCCAGCTTTCCCCAATGCCAGTCTTGCCCTCAGTAACAGACATCCTGCTATG CAGGGAGGGAAACACGAGGAGCCCACTGGTCTTCCTCCCAGTAGCACTTTGCTGCTCGGTCATCATGCATCCGGACCAACGCCGTCAGTCGGCCAACCAGAAGGCTTTACCA GTCTCCCTGGTGGTATGGCTCGCTCCACACACTCCTCCAGCAGCTCAGACATCaaaagagaagacaaagagGATGATGAGAATTCATCTGTTGCTGACAAATCAGAAGATGAAAAGAAGGACTCCAAGGTAGCGCGTAGTCGAACAAG AAAGGAGGCGTTTACCCTCCAGATGCTCTCTAGCCTTACAGACCACAAAGATGA tagtcaagatgaggaggaagatgatgaagatcttCCTCCTGAGGTGAAGATGGAACGTGAGAAAGAACGGCGAGTGGCTAACAATGCCAGAGAGCGTCTGAGAGTACGGGACATCAACGAGGCATTTAAGGAGCTTGGAAGGATGTGCCAGCTGCACCTCAGCCATGACAAACCTCAGACCAAACTTCTAATCCTGCATCAAGCCGTCAATGTCATCCTCAATTTAGAACAACAAGTCAGAG AGCGTAACCTTAACCCCAAGGCAGCATGTCTAAAACGCcgtgaggaggagaaggtgtcTGGGGTGGTGGGTGAAGCACCCATGCAGCTTTCAGGAGGCCATCCCAGTATGGGAGGAGATGGCCACAACCCAGTTGGCCACATGTAA
- the tcf3b gene encoding transcription factor 3b isoform X6, with product MSEQQQRMAAVGTDKELNDLLDFSAMFAPPVANGKNRTMTLASSQFGGSAIDERSGSGSWGSAEQNSPSFSQGRGYPEGSHFSEHEGLSSPFISSGIPGKTERPPYQPFGSQPGFLPTDIAMPSPDAMSPSGLKSGSQFYPSYPNNPRRRPPDGSIETQPKKIRKPPGLPSSVYASTSGDEYSRDNGGYPGAKPGAVYPGSFYMQEDPWSSSGYSAMLGNSPHIGQPGSFSAINPQDRMNYPLHGSEVNGFHSAPTTYNHTPAINGESIMANRGTTAGSSGDEIGKALASIYPSDHNSNNFSSAPSTPGSPQAIAGAQSQWQRPTTPNYEGQPHTLQSKMEDRLEEAIHVLRSHAVGQGLEGADMHSLLSSVHNGGLGGLSPAFPNASLALSNRHPAMGGKHEEPTGLPPSSTLLLGHHASGPTPSVGQPEGFTSLPGGMARSTHSSSSSDIKREDKEDDENSSVADKSEDEKKDSKVARSRTRKEAFTLQMLSSLTDHKDDSQDEEEDDEDLPPEVKMEREKERRVANNARERLRVRDINEAFKELGRMCQLHLSHDKPQTKLLILHQAVNVILNLEQQVRERNLNPKAACLKRREEEKVSGVVGEAPMQLSGGHPSMGGDGHNPVGHM from the exons ATGAGCGAACAGCAGCAAAGAATGGCTGCAGTGGGAACTGACAAGGAACTCAACGACCTCCTGGATTTCAGCGCG ATGTTCGCGCCTCCAGTTGCCAACGGGAAGAACAGGACAATGACACTCGCCAGCAGCCAGTTTGGTGGATCAG CAATAGATGAGCGCAGCGGCTCAGGGTCTTGGGGATCGGCAGAACAGAACAGCCCCTCATTCAGCCAAGGACGG GGCTACCCTGAGGGATCCCACTTCAGTGAGCATGAAGGCTTGTCCTCTCCATTCATCAGTTCAGGGATACCAG GTAAAACTGAGAGGCCACCATACCAGCCCTTTGGAAGCCAG cCTGGGTTTCTTCCTACTGACATAGCAATGCCCAGCCCTGATGCCATGTCTCCTTCAGGCCTAAAATCTGGCTCCCAGTTTTATCCATCATATCCAAACAACCCCAGGAGAAGGCCACCTGATGGAAGTATAG AAACCCAGCCAAAGAAGATTCGGAAACCCCCTGGCCTGCCATCCTCG GTGTATGCCTCCACATCTGGTGACGAGTATTCCAGAGACAATGGAGGATATCCTGGTGCAAAGCCTGGAGCTGTCTACCCTGGCTCTTTCTATATGCAAG AAGACCCTTGGTCCTCTTCTGGCTACTCTGCCATGCTGGGCAACTCTCCTCACATTGGGCAGCCGGGTTCCTTCTCTGCAATCAACCCACAGGACAGGATG AACTATCCTCTGCATGGCAGTGAAGTCAATGGCTTCCACTCGGCCCCCACCACCTACAACCACACACCTGCCATCAACGGAGAAAGCATCATGG CCAACCGAGGCACCACAGCTGGCAGTTCAGGAGACGAAATTGGGAAGGCTCTTGCTTCA ATATACCCGTCGGACCACAATAGTAATAACTTCTCCTCGGCTCCATCTACTCCTGGATCCCCTCAGGCAATTGCAG gagcTCAGTCTCAGTGGCAAAGACCCACAACACCTAATTATGAAGGGCAACCACACACACTG caaAGTAAAATGGAGGACCGTTTGGAAGAGGCCATCCATGTACTGCGTAGCCATGCTGTGGGCCAGGGCCTAGAGGGCGCCGACATGCACAGCCTGCTGTCCTCTGTACACAACGGGGGCCTCGGTGGCCTCTCTCCAGCTTTCCCCAATGCCAGTCTTGCCCTCAGTAACAGACATCCTGCTATG GGAGGGAAACACGAGGAGCCCACTGGTCTTCCTCCCAGTAGCACTTTGCTGCTCGGTCATCATGCATCCGGACCAACGCCGTCAGTCGGCCAACCAGAAGGCTTTACCA GTCTCCCTGGTGGTATGGCTCGCTCCACACACTCCTCCAGCAGCTCAGACATCaaaagagaagacaaagagGATGATGAGAATTCATCTGTTGCTGACAAATCAGAAGATGAAAAGAAGGACTCCAAGGTAGCGCGTAGTCGAACAAG AAAGGAGGCGTTTACCCTCCAGATGCTCTCTAGCCTTACAGACCACAAAGATGA tagtcaagatgaggaggaagatgatgaagatcttCCTCCTGAGGTGAAGATGGAACGTGAGAAAGAACGGCGAGTGGCTAACAATGCCAGAGAGCGTCTGAGAGTACGGGACATCAACGAGGCATTTAAGGAGCTTGGAAGGATGTGCCAGCTGCACCTCAGCCATGACAAACCTCAGACCAAACTTCTAATCCTGCATCAAGCCGTCAATGTCATCCTCAATTTAGAACAACAAGTCAGAG AGCGTAACCTTAACCCCAAGGCAGCATGTCTAAAACGCcgtgaggaggagaaggtgtcTGGGGTGGTGGGTGAAGCACCCATGCAGCTTTCAGGAGGCCATCCCAGTATGGGAGGAGATGGCCACAACCCAGTTGGCCACATGTAA